Proteins from a single region of Theobroma cacao cultivar B97-61/B2 chromosome 10, Criollo_cocoa_genome_V2, whole genome shotgun sequence:
- the LOC18587459 gene encoding phenylalanine N-monooxygenase encodes MDNSSTISFQTQLPWGSHDFAISTLVSFHSTLVLVLLFAPLVLVKLKSTTRKNYTNQARLPPGPTPWPVIGNLPEIWKNKPAFRWIHGLMKQLDTDIACIRLANIHVIPVTSPEIAREFLKKYDAVFASRPVTMATELASRGFLSTALVPWGDQWKKMRKVIASNIIKPARLSSLLHKRTQEADNLVRFIYNQCINPENDSSNGSVINLRLAVRQYTGNVIRKMMFNKRYFGQGKEDGGPGHEEEEHVESLFTVLKHLYSFILSDYVPWLRPLDLEGHEKIVNEAVRIVNGYHDPIIDERVQQWREGKKKEPEDLLDAFILAKDLDGKPALSVEEIKAQCTELMLATVDNPANAAEWAMAEMINQPETLQKAIEEIDGVVGKDRLVQETDIPKLNYVKACAREALRLHPIAPFNLPHVSNTDVIVAGYFIPKGSHVLLSRVGLGRNPKVWDEPFKFKPERHLKDGSIEVDLTETELRFISFSTGRRGCMGVALGSEMTIMLLARLIQGFAWKAQPDEAKIDLSESEDDLFLAKPLHALAKPRLSAAVYAQLNYK; translated from the exons ATGGATAATTCCTCAACCATTTCCTTTCAAACTCAGCTGCCATGGGGCTCCCATGATTTTGCCATCTCCACACTTGTTTcatttcattcaacacttGTCCTAGTGCTTCTCTTTGCACCCCTTGTCCTTGTCAAATTGAAAAGCACTACTAGAAAGAATTACACCAACCAAGCACGTCTCCCTCCAGGGCCAACTCCCTGGCCAGTCATTGGAAACCTTCCTGAAATATGGAAAAACAAACCTGCCTTCAGGTGGATTCATGGCCTCATGAAACAACTCGATACTGACATTGCTTGTATCCGCCTGGCAAACATTCATGTCATTCCTGTCACTTCACCTGAAATCGCTCGAGAATTCTTGAAAAAATATGATGCTGTTTTTGCATCGAGGCCAGTTACAATGGCAACTGAGTTGGCTTCTCGCGGTTTCTTGTCAACCGCCTTGGTGCCATGGGGAGATCAGtggaagaaaatgaggaaGGTGATTGCTTCTAACATAATTAAACCAGCAAGACTTAGCTCGTTGCTCCATAAGAGAACCCAAGAAGCTGATAATCTTGTTAGGTTCATTTACAACCAATGCATCAaccctgaaaatgatagttCCAATGGCTCTGTTATAAACCTGAGACTTGCAGTCAGGCAATACACTGGAAATGTCATCAGGAAGATGATGTTCAACAAAAGATACTTTGGACAAGGCAAAGAAGATGGAGGGCCTGGacatgaagaagaagaacacgTCGAATCACTCTTTACTGTGCTCAAGCACCTTTACTCTTTCATCCTATCAGATTATGTACCCTGGCTGAGACCATTAGATTTGGAGGGTCACGAAAAGATTGTAAATGAGGCTGTGAGAATTGTCAATGGCTACCATGACCCTATCATTGATGAGAGAGTACAACAGTGgagagaagggaagaagaaggagCCTGAAGACCTGCTTGATGCCTTCATTTTAGCAAAGGATTTAGATGGGAAGCCTGCACTCTCAGTTGAAGAGATCAAAGCCCAATGCACT GAATTAATGCTTGCAACTGTGGACAATCCTGCCAATGCAGCAGAATGGGCAATGGCAGAGATGATCAACCAACCCGAAACTCTCCAGAAAGCAATCGAGGAAATAGATGGTGTAGTCGGAAAGGACAGGTTGGTTCAGGAGACTGATATTCCGAAACTCAACTATGTAAAAGCTTGTGCAAGGGAAGCCCTCCGGCTTCACCCCATTGCACCGTTTAACCTACCCCATGTCTCAAACACCGACGTCATTGTTGCTGGCTACTTCATCCCCAAAGGTAGTCACGTCCTGCTCAGCCGGGTAGGCCTAGGCCGGAACCCCAAGGTTTGGGACGAGCCATTCAAGTTCAAACCTGAGCGCCATTTGAAGGATGGTTCGATAGAAGTTGACCTGACAGAGACAGAACTGAGGTTTATCTCTTTTAGTACAGGGAGGAGAGGGTGCATGGGCGTGGCTCTTGGGTCTGAAATGACAATAATGCTATTGGCCAGGCTGATCCAAGGTTTTGCATGGAAGGCGCAGCCTGATGAGGCAAAAATTGACCTATCAGAATCGGAAGATGATCTCTTCCTGGCAAAACCATTGCATGCTCTTGCCAAACCTCGCTTGTCTGCTGCAGTATATGCTCAGCTTAATTACAAGTGA